The DNA sequence CCTGCGGCACCAGCCGCAGGCACCCGGGCCCCGCTACACCGACGACGCGCTCCGGCGCACCGACGACACGCTCGCGGTGCTCCGCTACTACACCGCCAACGCGGGCAAGGCGTACTGCGACGGCGTCGCGCCCACGGAGATCGACAAGCAGTGGGCGGGCCTCTACGTGCGCCTGGGCGCGGACCGGAAGAACGTCGCCGCGCTGCTGGACCGGACCTGAGCGGCTTCTAGAGTCGCGGTGGTGAGACCCCTCCTCGTCGCCCTGGGCCTGACCGCGGCCGTCGCCGGCGGCACCGCCTGCTCGCCCGCCGGGCCGCCGGCCGCGGTCCCGCCGGCGCCGTCCGTCGTGAGCCCGCCGCCGGTGCGGGCGGGCTTCGACTACCAGATCGGCGGCGCCTACCCGCCGGCGGACGGTGTCGAGGTGGTCAGCCGCGACCACGCCGCCGCACCCGCCGCGGGGCGCTACACCATCTGCTACGTCAACGCTTTCCAGGCCCAGCCGGGTGCCGAGGGGGAGTGGGGCGACCTGGTGCTCCGGGACGCGAACGGCGAGCCGGTGATCGACGAGGACTGGGACGAGGCGCTGCTCGACCTGCGGACGCCGGACAAGCGCGAACGCGTCGCGGCGAAGGTCGGCGCCTGGGTCGACGACTGCGCGGCCCGGGGCTTCCGGGCGGTCGAGCCCGACAACTACGACAGCTACACCCGCTCGCACGGTCTCCTCTCCGCCGCCGACGCCCAGGCCTTCGTGCGCCTGCTGTCCGCGCACGCGCACGAGAAGGGCCTGGCCGTCGGGCAGAAGAACGCGTCCGAACTGGCCGGGCGGCGCCAGGAGAACGGGCTCGACTTCGCCGTCGCCGAAGAATGCGGTGAGCAGGAGAACTGCGACGAGTACACGGCCGCGTTCGGTGCCCACGTCGTCGTGGTCGAGTACACCGACGAAGGCCTCGCGACCGCCTGCGCCCGCTGGGGTGGCTCGCTCGGCATCGTCCGCCGCGACCGCGACGTCGTTCCCGCAGGCGCACCCGGGTACGTCCGGCGCACGTGCTGAGGTCGAAATGATCGAAGCCTTTGATCGATCGGAAACCCTTGTGCGATAGTGCTTTCCGCCCGTCAGTGCCGCCGCCGGAAGGGACTGCCCGATGCCGAACTCGCCGCGACCGAGCCGACGCATGGTGCTGGGGGGAGCCGGCGCCGCCGTCGTCACCTCCGCGTTCGCGCCGGTCGCCAGGGCCGCCGAGGTGCTCACGCGGCCGGACCTCGCGATCACCGGGCGGAGCACCGACCTCGGCACCGGCTGGCGGTTCGC is a window from the Amycolatopsis sp. cg9 genome containing:
- a CDS encoding endo alpha-1,4 polygalactosaminidase, which produces MRPLLVALGLTAAVAGGTACSPAGPPAAVPPAPSVVSPPPVRAGFDYQIGGAYPPADGVEVVSRDHAAAPAAGRYTICYVNAFQAQPGAEGEWGDLVLRDANGEPVIDEDWDEALLDLRTPDKRERVAAKVGAWVDDCAARGFRAVEPDNYDSYTRSHGLLSAADAQAFVRLLSAHAHEKGLAVGQKNASELAGRRQENGLDFAVAEECGEQENCDEYTAAFGAHVVVVEYTDEGLATACARWGGSLGIVRRDRDVVPAGAPGYVRRTC